In a genomic window of Saccharothrix sp. HUAS TT1:
- the cobJ gene encoding precorrin-3B C(17)-methyltransferase — protein sequence MTGKLYGVGVGPGDPELVTVKAARLIGEADVVVFHSARHGRSVARRIAAPYLRAGQVEEQLVYPVTTEDSDDYQGEIDAFYEECAARLAAHLDAGRTVVVLAAGDPFFYGSYMHLHKRLAHRYEAEVVPGVTSVSAGAAVIGRPLVERDEVLTVLPGTLSTDDLVEHLSGGDPVAIVKLGRTFPRVREALARAGRLDEAWYVERATTGGQRTAPLSEVDAEDVPYFSLALLPSDPAPRRTAEGGTTGGEVVVVGLGPAGPEWLTPEARRALAAADDLVGYVTYLNRVPVDPRQRRHASDNKVEAERAAFALDLAKRGRRVAVVSSGDPGVFAMASAVLEVATEEQFSGVPVRVLPGLTAAHAVASRVGAPLGHDYCVVSLSDRLKPWEVIEGRLAAAAGADLVLAIYNPASRSRTWQVEKARDVLLRHRSPDTPVVVGRDVGGPEESVRVVRLAELDASTVDMRCLLLIGSSQTTVSARGTVFTPRRYPG from the coding sequence ATGACGGGCAAGCTGTACGGCGTCGGTGTCGGTCCGGGCGACCCGGAGCTGGTGACCGTCAAGGCGGCGCGGCTGATCGGCGAGGCGGACGTGGTCGTGTTCCACAGCGCCCGCCACGGCCGCAGCGTGGCACGGCGGATCGCCGCGCCCTACCTGCGCGCCGGGCAGGTCGAGGAGCAGCTGGTCTACCCCGTCACCACCGAGGACTCCGACGACTACCAGGGCGAGATCGACGCGTTCTACGAGGAGTGCGCGGCCCGGTTGGCCGCGCACCTGGACGCCGGTCGCACGGTGGTCGTGCTGGCAGCGGGCGACCCGTTCTTCTACGGCTCCTACATGCACCTGCACAAGCGGTTGGCGCACCGGTACGAGGCCGAGGTGGTGCCGGGCGTGACGTCGGTGAGCGCCGGCGCGGCGGTGATCGGCCGGCCGCTGGTGGAGCGGGACGAGGTGCTGACCGTGCTGCCGGGCACGCTGTCGACCGACGACCTGGTCGAGCACCTGAGCGGCGGCGACCCGGTGGCGATCGTGAAGCTGGGGCGGACGTTCCCGCGGGTGCGCGAGGCGTTGGCGCGGGCGGGCCGGCTGGACGAGGCGTGGTACGTGGAGCGGGCGACGACCGGCGGTCAGCGCACCGCGCCGCTGTCCGAGGTGGACGCCGAGGACGTGCCGTACTTCTCGCTGGCGCTGCTGCCGAGCGACCCCGCTCCCCGCAGGACCGCCGAGGGCGGGACCACCGGGGGCGAGGTCGTCGTGGTCGGGCTCGGCCCGGCCGGTCCGGAGTGGCTGACGCCGGAGGCGCGGCGGGCCCTCGCGGCGGCCGACGACCTGGTCGGCTACGTGACCTACCTGAACCGGGTGCCGGTGGACCCGCGGCAGCGGCGGCACGCCTCGGACAACAAGGTGGAGGCCGAGCGGGCGGCGTTCGCGCTGGACCTGGCCAAGCGCGGGCGGCGGGTCGCGGTGGTGTCCTCGGGCGACCCCGGCGTGTTCGCGATGGCCAGCGCGGTGCTGGAGGTGGCGACCGAGGAGCAGTTCTCCGGTGTGCCGGTGCGGGTGCTGCCGGGGCTGACCGCCGCGCACGCGGTGGCCAGCCGGGTCGGCGCGCCGCTCGGGCACGACTACTGCGTGGTGTCGCTGTCGGACCGGCTCAAGCCGTGGGAGGTCATCGAGGGGCGGTTGGCGGCGGCGGCGGGCGCCGACCTGGTGCTGGCGATCTACAACCCGGCCTCGCGCAGCCGCACGTGGCAGGTGGAGAAGGCGCGGGACGTGCTGCTGCGACACCGGTCCCCCGACACGCCGGTGGTCGTCGGGCGCGACGTCGGCGGGCCGGAGGAGTCCGTGCGGGTGGTGCGGCTGGCCGAGCTGGACGCGTCCACCGTGGACATGCGGTGCCTGCTGCTGATCGGGTCGTCGCAGACCACGGTCAGCGCGCGCGGCACCGTGTTCACCCCGCGCCGCTACCCCGGGTGA
- a CDS encoding cobalt-precorrin-6A reductase produces the protein MRTVLVLGGTGEARALAAALTGVRVVSSLAGRVADPKLPEGEVRVGGFGGVEGLVAYLRAERVGAVVDATHPFADRITANALAATTATGTPFLVLRRPGWPPEDGWRYVDSVAEAAALVAGRRAFITTGRQELAAFTGGVARTVDPPDPPNPRVELLLDRGPYTVDGELALLREHRIEVLVTKDSGGPMTAAKLTAARHLGLPVVVVRRPPPPRAPLVETVAEAVDWLTRGSGAG, from the coding sequence GTGAGGACCGTGCTGGTGCTGGGTGGCACCGGGGAGGCCCGCGCGCTGGCGGCGGCGCTGACCGGGGTGCGGGTGGTCTCGTCGCTGGCGGGCCGGGTGGCCGACCCGAAGCTGCCCGAGGGCGAGGTCCGCGTCGGCGGCTTCGGCGGCGTGGAGGGGCTGGTGGCCTACCTGCGCGCGGAACGGGTGGGCGCCGTCGTGGACGCCACCCACCCGTTCGCCGACCGCATCACCGCGAACGCCCTCGCCGCCACGACCGCGACCGGCACGCCGTTCCTGGTGCTGCGCCGACCCGGCTGGCCGCCCGAGGACGGCTGGCGGTACGTGGACAGCGTCGCCGAGGCCGCCGCGCTGGTCGCGGGCCGCCGGGCGTTCATCACCACCGGGCGCCAGGAGCTGGCCGCGTTCACCGGCGGGGTCGCCCGCACCGTCGACCCGCCCGACCCGCCGAACCCGCGCGTGGAGCTCCTCCTCGACCGCGGACCGTACACAGTGGACGGCGAGCTGGCGCTCCTGCGCGAGCACCGGATCGAGGTGCTGGTCACCAAGGACAGCGGCGGGCCGATGACGGCGGCCAAGCTGACCGCCGCCCGTCACCTCGGCCTGCCGGTCGTGGTCGTGCGCCGGCCACCGCCACCCCGCGCGCCGCTGGTGGAGACGGTGGCCGAGGCCGTCGACTGGCTCACCCGGGGTAGCGGCGCGGGGTGA
- a CDS encoding cobalt-precorrin-5B (C(1))-methyltransferase, producing MSTNLRFGWTTGACATAATTAAYTALLTGEFPDPVRITLPKGQTPSFALAREALDADRAFAAVVKDAGDDPDVTHGALVGASVRHGEPGSGVVFEAGPGVGTVTKPGLPLAVGEPAVNPVPRQMMREHVQRVAAEHGGAGDVVVTVSVEHGEELARKTWNPRLGILGGLSILGTTGIVVPYSCSAWIDSIRRGVDVARAQGYEHVAGCTGSTSEKVAAALHGLPEDALLDMGDFAGAVLKYLRRHPVPRLTVAGGIGKLSKLADGHLDLHSGRSQVDLGFLASLVDDPAVASAVRGANTALGALQVCQAADVPLGDLVAARAKATADDVLRGAPVTVDVIVIDRGGTVVGRA from the coding sequence GTGAGCACGAACCTGCGCTTCGGCTGGACGACCGGCGCCTGCGCCACCGCCGCCACCACGGCGGCGTACACCGCGCTGCTCACCGGCGAGTTCCCCGACCCGGTGCGGATCACCCTGCCGAAGGGCCAGACCCCGTCGTTCGCCCTGGCCCGCGAAGCGCTGGACGCCGACCGGGCGTTCGCGGCGGTCGTGAAGGACGCGGGCGACGACCCGGACGTCACGCACGGCGCGCTGGTCGGGGCCTCGGTCCGGCACGGCGAGCCGGGCAGCGGCGTGGTGTTCGAGGCGGGCCCCGGCGTGGGCACGGTGACCAAGCCCGGCCTGCCGCTGGCGGTGGGCGAACCCGCCGTCAACCCCGTGCCCCGGCAGATGATGCGCGAGCACGTCCAGCGGGTCGCCGCCGAGCACGGCGGCGCCGGCGACGTGGTCGTGACCGTCTCCGTCGAGCACGGCGAGGAGCTGGCCCGCAAGACCTGGAACCCCCGGTTGGGCATCCTGGGCGGCCTGTCCATCCTCGGCACGACCGGGATCGTCGTGCCGTACTCGTGCTCGGCGTGGATCGACAGCATCCGGCGCGGCGTCGACGTGGCCCGCGCTCAGGGCTACGAGCACGTGGCCGGGTGCACCGGGAGCACGTCGGAGAAGGTCGCGGCGGCCCTGCACGGCCTGCCCGAGGACGCGCTGCTGGACATGGGCGACTTCGCCGGCGCCGTGCTGAAGTACCTGCGCCGCCACCCCGTGCCGCGGCTGACCGTCGCGGGCGGGATCGGCAAGCTGTCCAAGCTCGCCGACGGCCACCTGGACCTGCACTCGGGGCGCTCGCAGGTGGACCTCGGCTTCCTGGCGTCCCTGGTGGACGACCCCGCGGTGGCCTCGGCGGTGCGCGGGGCGAACACGGCGCTCGGCGCGCTGCAGGTGTGCCAGGCCGCCGACGTGCCGCTGGGCGACCTGGTCGCCGCGCGGGCCAAGGCCACGGCCGACGACGTGCTGCGCGGCGCGCCGGTTACCGTCGACGTGATCGTGATCGACCGCGGCGGCACGGTCGTCGGCCGGGCCTGA
- the cobM gene encoding precorrin-4 C(11)-methyltransferase, translating into MTVHFIGAGPGAADLLTLRAARIIAGSPVCLYAGALVPVEVLEHCPADARLVDTAALDLDEITAELAAAHAAGRDVARLHSGDPSVFSAMAEQMRRLDALGIPYDVTPGVPAFAAAAASLNRELTVPGVGQTVILTRTAARATPMPPGEDLAELGRPGATIVLHLAVQRIVEVVADLLPNYGADCPVAVVARASRDDELVLRGTLADIADQVRAAGVQRTAVIVVGRVLTAEGFPDSHLYSTTRSRS; encoded by the coding sequence GTGACCGTCCACTTCATCGGCGCCGGGCCCGGCGCGGCCGACCTGCTGACCCTGCGGGCGGCCCGGATCATCGCCGGGTCGCCGGTCTGCCTGTACGCGGGCGCGCTGGTCCCGGTGGAGGTGCTGGAGCACTGCCCGGCCGACGCCCGGCTGGTGGACACCGCGGCCCTCGACCTGGACGAGATCACCGCCGAGCTGGCCGCCGCGCACGCCGCCGGGCGGGACGTGGCGCGGCTGCACTCGGGCGACCCGTCGGTGTTCAGCGCGATGGCCGAGCAGATGCGCAGGCTGGACGCGCTGGGCATCCCGTACGACGTGACGCCGGGCGTGCCCGCGTTCGCCGCCGCGGCGGCGTCGTTGAACCGCGAGCTGACCGTGCCCGGTGTCGGGCAGACCGTCATCCTGACCCGGACGGCCGCCCGCGCCACGCCCATGCCGCCGGGCGAGGACCTGGCGGAGCTGGGGCGGCCCGGCGCCACGATCGTGCTGCACCTGGCCGTGCAGCGGATCGTGGAGGTGGTGGCCGACCTGCTGCCGAACTACGGCGCGGACTGCCCGGTCGCGGTGGTCGCCCGCGCGAGCCGCGACGACGAGCTGGTCCTGCGCGGCACGTTGGCCGACATCGCCGACCAGGTGCGGGCCGCGGGGGTGCAGCGGACCGCGGTCATCGTCGTCGGTCGGGTGCTCACGGCCGAGGGCTTCCCGGACAGCCACCTGTACTCGACCACCCGCAGCCGGTCGTGA
- the cbiE gene encoding precorrin-6y C5,15-methyltransferase (decarboxylating) subunit CbiE: MSVTVIGIGADGWAGLPAASRDAVGACEVLMGSARQLDLVPGGFERVVWPSPLVPALPGLLERYAGRRVGVLASGDPMFHGIGTTLVRLLGARRVRVVPHPSSVSLACARLGWALDDVEVVSLVGKPAALLVPHLHPGRRVLVLGGDPREVAALAPTARLTVLEQLGGPGERVHHSLDADPLHVLAVECGVEGMSLVPGRPDDSYEHDGQLTKREVRAVTLALLAPRPGELLWDVGAGAGSIAVEWCRAHPGCRAVAVEQHAERAARVTRNATALGVPNVQVVVGSSPGALDLEAPDAVFIGGGLTAEGVVERCWDALKPGGRLVANAVTLESEAVLTRWHGELGGDLTRLEVSRATAIGGFTAWRPQLPVTTWVVTKESA, from the coding sequence GTGAGCGTCACGGTCATCGGCATCGGGGCCGACGGGTGGGCCGGCCTGCCGGCGGCGTCGCGGGACGCGGTCGGGGCGTGCGAGGTGCTGATGGGCAGCGCCCGGCAGCTCGACCTGGTCCCCGGCGGGTTCGAGCGGGTGGTGTGGCCGTCGCCGCTGGTGCCCGCCCTGCCGGGGCTGCTGGAGCGGTACGCGGGGCGTCGGGTGGGCGTGCTGGCCAGCGGCGACCCGATGTTCCACGGCATCGGGACGACGTTGGTCCGGCTGCTGGGCGCGCGGCGGGTCCGGGTGGTGCCGCACCCGTCGTCGGTGTCGCTGGCGTGCGCGCGGCTGGGGTGGGCGCTGGACGACGTCGAGGTGGTCAGCCTGGTGGGCAAGCCCGCCGCACTCCTCGTGCCGCACCTGCACCCCGGCCGGCGCGTGCTGGTGCTGGGCGGCGACCCGCGGGAGGTGGCCGCGCTGGCGCCGACCGCGCGGCTGACCGTGCTGGAGCAGCTGGGCGGGCCGGGGGAGAGGGTGCACCACTCGCTCGACGCCGATCCGCTGCACGTCCTCGCGGTGGAGTGCGGGGTGGAGGGGATGTCGCTCGTGCCGGGCCGCCCGGACGACTCCTACGAGCACGACGGCCAGCTGACCAAGCGCGAGGTGCGCGCCGTGACGTTGGCGCTGCTCGCCCCCCGCCCCGGTGAGCTGCTGTGGGACGTCGGCGCGGGCGCGGGCAGTATCGCGGTCGAGTGGTGCCGCGCGCACCCGGGCTGCCGGGCCGTCGCCGTCGAGCAGCACGCCGAGCGCGCGGCGCGCGTCACCCGCAACGCCACGGCGCTGGGCGTGCCGAACGTCCAAGTGGTCGTCGGGTCGTCGCCCGGGGCGCTGGACCTCGAAGCACCCGACGCGGTGTTCATCGGTGGCGGCCTCACCGCCGAAGGCGTGGTCGAGCGGTGCTGGGACGCGCTCAAGCCCGGTGGGCGGTTGGTGGCCAACGCGGTGACGCTGGAGTCCGAGGCCGTGCTGACCCGGTGGCACGGCGAGCTGGGCGGCGACCTGACCCGGTTGGAGGTCAGCCGGGCGACCGCCATCGGCGGCTTCACCGCCTGGCGACCGCAGCTGCCCGTGACCACGTGGGTCGTGACCAAGGAGAGCGCGTGA
- a CDS encoding pyridoxamine 5'-phosphate oxidase family protein — translation MLSTKGEDFRAFWTERHLCTLTTVRADGTPHVVPVGVTLDVEAGIARVISSRGSHKVRQVLAAGSAPVAVCQVDGRRWSTLEGRAVVRQEPEAVADAVRRYAERYRTPRPNPERVVIEIAVSRVLGTV, via the coding sequence ATGTTGTCGACCAAGGGCGAGGACTTCCGCGCGTTCTGGACCGAGCGCCACCTCTGCACGCTGACCACGGTCCGGGCGGACGGCACGCCGCACGTCGTGCCGGTCGGCGTCACGCTGGACGTGGAGGCGGGGATCGCGCGGGTGATCAGCTCGCGGGGTTCGCACAAGGTCCGCCAGGTCCTGGCGGCGGGGAGCGCGCCGGTCGCGGTCTGCCAGGTGGACGGGCGTCGTTGGTCGACTTTGGAGGGTCGGGCGGTGGTGCGGCAGGAGCCCGAGGCGGTGGCGGACGCGGTGCGGCGCTACGCGGAGCGCTACCGGACGCCTCGGCCGAACCCGGAGCGCGTGGTGATCGAGATCGCCGTCAGCCGGGTCCTGGGGACGGTGTGA